The Dyella caseinilytica genome has a window encoding:
- a CDS encoding acetate uptake transporter, protein MSNEQVQARFSNPAPLGLAGFALTTWLLSMINAGWFTGDSMNMVLAVALAYGGTAQMIAGIMELPRNNTFGVTAFLSYGAFWWSFALFVLFLHDKVPSAFVGWYLFMWGVFTFYMWIGSLPAARALQLVFLALWITFFLLAAAEWTGMGSLHVAGGYVGLITALLAFYLSAAEVINEAHKRVVLPIGAPSAAR, encoded by the coding sequence ATGAGCAACGAACAGGTACAAGCGCGATTTTCGAATCCGGCACCACTCGGATTGGCCGGTTTCGCACTGACGACGTGGTTGTTGAGCATGATCAATGCCGGCTGGTTTACCGGCGACAGCATGAACATGGTGCTGGCCGTCGCCTTAGCGTACGGGGGCACCGCGCAGATGATTGCCGGCATCATGGAGCTGCCACGCAACAATACGTTCGGCGTGACGGCCTTTTTGAGCTATGGCGCGTTCTGGTGGTCATTCGCGCTGTTTGTGCTGTTTCTGCATGACAAAGTGCCGAGTGCGTTCGTGGGCTGGTATCTCTTTATGTGGGGCGTGTTTACGTTCTACATGTGGATAGGTTCGCTGCCAGCAGCACGTGCACTGCAACTGGTTTTCCTCGCTTTGTGGATCACCTTCTTCCTGCTGGCCGCCGCCGAATGGACGGGCATGGGGAGCCTGCATGTCGCAGGTGGTTACGTCGGTCTGATCACAGCGCTACTGGCGTTCTATCTGTCAGCCGCCGAAGTCATCAATGAAGCGCACAAGCGCGTGGTGCTGCCCATTGGCGCCCCGAGTGCTGCCCGTTAA
- a CDS encoding DUF2968 domain-containing protein: protein MSFVTRRAAKPLYLLPMLAMIFVYAAASAADNPAPATSAPAAQGPASIVDDFHQLIDSHQLTELRTTYNSSYGASLLFQPDKLNYYVALFHGKDFWRVIRTGSYDEAQNVYHTFVSQTEELAKVDIDTLRLQATKQYTDHVVQMNQQHLQNLERDAEYQRQQAQQVAAQQQQAEQQSSSLTADLRASNNELDAVQERIRALEEQESNPTLTLPKQEAPAPAPATSVGPTPAAQTASTR, encoded by the coding sequence ATGAGCTTCGTGACCCGTCGTGCCGCCAAGCCGCTGTACCTGCTGCCCATGCTTGCGATGATCTTTGTGTATGCCGCCGCTTCTGCAGCAGACAATCCCGCGCCCGCGACCAGTGCGCCCGCTGCACAGGGACCGGCCAGCATCGTGGATGACTTCCATCAGCTGATCGACAGCCACCAGTTGACTGAATTGCGTACCACGTACAACAGCAGCTACGGCGCCAGCCTGCTGTTCCAGCCTGACAAGCTCAACTATTACGTGGCGCTGTTCCACGGCAAGGATTTCTGGCGGGTGATTCGCACGGGTTCCTACGATGAGGCACAAAACGTTTATCACACCTTCGTGTCGCAAACGGAAGAGCTGGCCAAGGTGGATATCGATACCTTGCGCCTGCAGGCGACCAAGCAGTACACCGATCACGTGGTGCAGATGAACCAGCAGCATTTGCAGAACCTGGAACGGGATGCCGAATACCAGCGTCAGCAGGCGCAACAGGTCGCCGCGCAGCAGCAACAGGCCGAGCAACAGAGCTCTTCCCTCACCGCGGATCTGCGCGCGTCCAACAACGAACTCGATGCTGTGCAGGAACGCATTCGCGCACTGGAAGAGCAAGAATCCAATCCCACGCTGACGCTGCCAAAGCAGGAAGCACCTGCTCCAGCGCCAGCAACCTCCGTGGGTCCCACGCCAGCCGCCCAGACCGCTTCCACACGCTGA
- a CDS encoding TadG family pilus assembly protein: MRTIHIHASMREPRQQHQAGSMAINMMLILLGLIGMLGLVEVGYLYWAKRDTQKVADLASLAGAQQLQDCSAANTGNSAALGNATSENGFSGTLNIACGTWSAAATTGNADGFTASAAGATPSAVKVVASRPVTPFFAFTSALPNVSAEAVATNTNPTAVFSIGTTLVGVNGAAPLEQFLAGIGINPGGTSLVGYQGLANVYITPSGLLQQLGVTVPTNLSVGGLNTLLAAQTNVQTLANVLNAIVVVGNQQALTSANVSLLSTIDAAVGNIPLNVTLGSSGSTPSGLFAQIIGPDSSVNDALNAQVNALQLLETAIGVATTGHAINAQSLNLSLPSTSNPLITLTSAASVIEPPSIGIGGVGTTAYTAQIRIFLDITTPNNGFSLLGGAINLDLNLPIAIDVANAQAELTSLCNTTSGSGTSEATIAVTSSVLKMCVGNLTQANAFSTTESCDQIPNASTPEQLFKLSVGSTNLASLTTSFATNALTGNSSVTLTPGETATTGDTLNIGTSVNNLVTALTTALIANSSSQTSASSSQTALQTATDLWNQTPSSDINATRLSLALNSIQTSSTGLQGTLGNVTSSVTDLLGNTVTLNVTGLLGDVGNLLGSVTNTLLGIVGDLVCTAGSSTACINVIEGALNSGGSGTGTNSNAFVGLIGFLLQALQQPLNDVGSQVLTPILSSTGLQLGENTVNLQSLQCHNVQLVY, translated from the coding sequence ATGCGGACCATTCACATCCATGCTTCGATGCGTGAGCCCCGCCAACAACATCAGGCAGGCTCCATGGCGATCAACATGATGCTGATATTGCTTGGTCTGATCGGCATGCTTGGATTGGTCGAAGTCGGCTATCTCTACTGGGCCAAGCGCGACACCCAGAAAGTGGCCGACCTGGCCTCGCTGGCGGGCGCACAGCAATTGCAGGATTGCAGTGCAGCCAATACGGGTAATTCCGCCGCACTCGGTAACGCCACTTCTGAAAACGGCTTCAGCGGCACGCTGAACATCGCCTGCGGCACGTGGAGCGCGGCGGCGACGACGGGCAATGCAGATGGTTTTACGGCTTCCGCCGCCGGCGCGACGCCAAGCGCGGTAAAAGTGGTGGCATCGCGGCCGGTGACGCCGTTCTTTGCTTTCACCTCAGCGTTGCCGAATGTCAGTGCTGAGGCGGTTGCCACCAATACCAACCCAACCGCCGTGTTTTCCATCGGCACAACCTTGGTGGGGGTAAACGGCGCAGCGCCTTTGGAGCAGTTCCTTGCGGGCATCGGCATCAACCCCGGCGGCACGTCACTGGTTGGCTATCAGGGTCTCGCCAACGTCTACATCACGCCATCCGGCCTACTGCAACAGCTTGGTGTAACAGTGCCCACCAATCTGTCAGTCGGCGGCCTCAATACGCTGCTGGCGGCACAGACGAACGTGCAAACCCTGGCCAATGTGCTGAACGCGATCGTTGTCGTTGGTAATCAGCAGGCGCTGACGAGCGCTAACGTCTCCCTGCTCAGCACGATCGACGCGGCAGTGGGCAATATCCCGCTCAATGTGACGCTTGGCTCGTCCGGCAGCACGCCTAGTGGGCTGTTCGCGCAGATTATTGGGCCAGATAGTTCCGTCAATGATGCGCTGAATGCGCAGGTGAATGCGTTGCAGTTGCTGGAAACGGCCATTGGCGTTGCGACGACGGGACATGCGATCAATGCACAATCGTTAAACCTGAGCCTCCCTTCCACCTCGAACCCGCTCATTACGCTTACCTCGGCCGCTAGTGTGATCGAGCCACCCTCGATCGGAATAGGCGGCGTCGGCACCACGGCCTATACGGCGCAGATTCGTATCTTCCTCGATATCACCACGCCCAATAATGGGTTCTCACTACTTGGCGGCGCGATCAACCTGGACCTAAACCTCCCCATCGCCATCGATGTTGCCAATGCGCAAGCGGAATTGACCAGTCTCTGCAATACGACAAGCGGCTCAGGAACATCGGAAGCGACCATTGCCGTCACCTCTTCTGTACTGAAAATGTGTGTAGGCAACCTTACACAAGCTAATGCCTTTTCAACGACAGAAAGCTGCGACCAGATACCCAACGCAAGCACGCCTGAACAACTATTCAAATTATCGGTTGGCAGCACCAACCTCGCCAGCCTCACCACTTCCTTCGCCACGAATGCCCTGACAGGCAACAGCAGCGTCACCCTCACACCGGGAGAAACAGCCACGACTGGGGATACGCTCAATATCGGCACCAGTGTCAACAATCTCGTCACTGCGCTCACCACCGCGCTGATCGCGAACTCATCGTCCCAAACCTCGGCCAGTTCGTCACAAACGGCTCTTCAAACCGCAACCGACCTGTGGAATCAGACCCCTTCCAGTGACATCAACGCAACTCGTCTTTCGCTTGCACTGAACAGCATCCAGACCAGTTCAACGGGTCTTCAAGGGACTCTCGGCAACGTTACATCCAGTGTCACCGACCTGCTCGGCAATACGGTAACGCTGAATGTTACTGGCCTTCTTGGTGATGTGGGCAATCTGCTTGGTAGCGTTACAAATACTCTTTTAGGAATAGTGGGCGATTTGGTCTGCACTGCAGGAAGCTCCACCGCATGCATCAATGTGATCGAAGGTGCGCTGAACAGCGGAGGGAGCGGGACTGGCACCAATTCAAACGCCTTTGTCGGGCTGATCGGCTTCCTGTTGCAAGCGCTGCAACAACCGCTCAACGACGTGGGCTCTCAAGTGCTGACACCCATCCTTTCTTCTACGGGTCTGCAACTCGGCGAAAACACCGTGAACCTGCAGTCTCTGCAATGCCACAACGTACAGCTGGTTTATTGA
- a CDS encoding DUF3613 domain-containing protein, which produces MKTPHTFVQTLILAVLMPVSALAQQAPNTAPNTPTPGFAPAESAPPFHASQVGDTTRYVLQLQADGTQAGKPLPMLGDEATAAYRRYLKSFEHPIPDFYDTTLSKNSDTVR; this is translated from the coding sequence ATGAAGACTCCGCACACCTTTGTACAGACTCTCATCCTGGCGGTGTTGATGCCGGTTTCTGCACTTGCGCAGCAAGCACCAAACACTGCACCGAATACGCCGACACCCGGCTTTGCGCCCGCCGAATCAGCGCCGCCGTTTCATGCCAGCCAAGTCGGTGACACCACGCGCTACGTGTTGCAACTACAGGCAGACGGCACGCAAGCAGGAAAACCGCTGCCGATGCTCGGCGACGAAGCCACTGCCGCGTATCGTCGCTACCTGAAGAGCTTCGAGCATCCGATCCCTGATTTCTATGACACCACGCTTAGCAAGAACAGCGACACGGTGAGATAG
- a CDS encoding Flp pilus assembly protein TadD, with amino-acid sequence MNAATSLRVRSLFVGSVCLLMAACSTFHNGFPNHASTPSLNEPSKPSTDSKAMYLDLIRQMQQQGAYYASLAHIDAFRLRYGDPPELQRLQGDALRETGQDAAAGKVYQGMLRGPEAAAAWHGLGLIAANAQRYAEAEKSLLQATQLEPVNVTYLNDLGYSRLAAGNVDAAHEPLAEAAELEPANTKVVSNLALWASLQGDEVQADAIMQRANLPPATRDAVHKLALQMRMQAKATADALPSATNDKAALVTPTQQGIPSTLLNRLDSTSSSGTQP; translated from the coding sequence ATGAACGCTGCAACCAGTTTACGCGTGAGATCCCTGTTCGTTGGAAGCGTCTGCCTGCTAATGGCTGCCTGCAGCACCTTCCACAACGGCTTTCCGAACCACGCATCGACGCCAAGCCTCAACGAACCATCAAAGCCATCGACTGACAGCAAGGCGATGTATCTGGACCTGATCCGCCAGATGCAGCAGCAAGGCGCCTATTACGCTTCACTCGCTCACATCGATGCCTTCCGCTTGCGTTACGGCGATCCGCCGGAGCTGCAGCGCCTGCAGGGCGACGCCCTGCGCGAAACCGGTCAGGACGCAGCCGCTGGCAAGGTCTATCAAGGCATGTTGCGCGGCCCGGAAGCTGCGGCAGCCTGGCATGGCCTTGGGCTGATCGCTGCCAATGCGCAGCGCTATGCCGAAGCCGAAAAGAGCCTTTTGCAGGCAACCCAGTTGGAACCCGTCAACGTGACCTACTTGAACGACCTGGGCTATTCGCGGCTGGCCGCAGGCAACGTTGACGCCGCGCACGAGCCATTGGCGGAAGCGGCCGAACTGGAGCCGGCCAACACCAAGGTGGTATCCAACCTTGCGCTGTGGGCTTCGCTGCAAGGCGATGAGGTTCAGGCCGACGCCATCATGCAGCGCGCGAACCTGCCGCCAGCCACACGCGACGCCGTGCACAAGCTCGCGCTGCAGATGCGCATGCAGGCCAAAGCCACCGCCGATGCGCTGCCATCGGCCACCAACGACAAGGCTGCGCTTGTTACGCCGACGCAACAAGGCATTCCCTCCACGCTGCTCAATCGTCTGGACAGCACCTCTTCGAGCGGGACACAGCCATGA
- a CDS encoding type II secretion system F family protein: MSASLLFTCALIALLLGLAIAGAHWLQRSRQSGHVVHVIDRALQQQPSSAAQDAAAHADQSLWRRTLDTLASVGRHFESGRLGQALLTPEDRLLLDQANRNTPTDRAIFLGLRLVLAMGLPIFLLPWLSGGGIRLLLNLAAAFAAGLLLPKFILSAWANGLRKRVDDELPLLIDLLRLLQGVGVSMDQSLQIIAERFRTVIPVLGREIHDANVAYIHGRPRAQSLRRLSESFGNQDLQSLVQIIVQVHEHGGAVQEPLRQFAERLREQRKMSMKERTGKLSVKMTLVMMLTLLPALMLVLAGPAAISLVSTLAKLRGH, from the coding sequence ATGAGCGCATCCCTTCTCTTCACGTGTGCGCTGATTGCGCTGCTGCTCGGACTGGCCATAGCCGGGGCCCATTGGCTGCAGCGATCGCGGCAAAGCGGACACGTAGTGCACGTGATCGATCGCGCCCTGCAGCAACAGCCGAGCAGCGCCGCGCAAGACGCTGCAGCTCATGCAGATCAGTCACTCTGGCGCCGCACACTCGACACGCTGGCATCCGTCGGCCGGCATTTTGAAAGTGGACGGCTTGGACAGGCGCTGCTGACACCGGAAGATCGCCTGTTGCTCGATCAAGCCAACCGAAACACGCCAACGGATCGCGCCATCTTTCTTGGTTTGCGCCTGGTACTGGCGATGGGGTTGCCGATCTTCCTGTTGCCGTGGCTGTCTGGCGGTGGCATCCGTCTGCTGCTTAATCTGGCAGCAGCCTTTGCAGCAGGCCTTCTGTTGCCGAAGTTCATACTGAGTGCGTGGGCCAACGGGCTGCGCAAGCGTGTGGATGATGAACTACCGCTGCTGATCGATCTGCTGCGCCTGCTTCAAGGCGTCGGCGTCAGCATGGACCAGAGTCTGCAGATCATTGCCGAACGTTTCCGCACGGTGATTCCGGTGCTTGGACGCGAAATCCACGATGCGAATGTTGCCTATATCCACGGCCGGCCACGTGCGCAATCGCTGCGGCGGCTATCGGAGTCTTTCGGCAATCAAGACTTGCAGAGTCTGGTTCAGATCATCGTGCAAGTGCATGAGCATGGTGGTGCAGTGCAGGAACCACTGCGCCAATTTGCAGAACGCCTGCGTGAACAACGCAAGATGAGCATGAAGGAACGCACCGGCAAGCTGTCGGTGAAGATGACCCTGGTGATGATGCTCACGTTGCTGCCGGCCTTGATGCTGGTATTGGCAGGCCCCGCTGCGATTTCCCTGGTCAGTACCTTGGCCAAGCTACGAGGACATTGA
- a CDS encoding type II secretion system F family protein, with product MIQTLALLSMALLMLAGAVELWWGTAARRQARKSLAHIEQSLAGTVDVHRPGPPTLLAATQTKDELRSDALMLRAGLPAGWRMPVILSVAGLAVVLVGWWRVGSVWMVPLLLGAYAAGVWLWLRMRMEKLQKQFVRQLPDFLDGIVRMSNIGNSLPMAFQATLPSIQPPLRVVLDRAMQSVRAGLDLDRALQLASKPYRLEELELLHVVLGTGMRMGGRADLILQRMSDFMRDLSQARQELRAITAETRMSAWVIGLLPVATAVFMTITNPAFFTPMFTQPLGHKFLLMALGMETLGAVLLYRLARSL from the coding sequence ATGATCCAGACGCTCGCCCTCCTTAGCATGGCTCTGCTGATGCTCGCCGGTGCAGTCGAACTGTGGTGGGGCACGGCTGCTCGCAGGCAGGCGCGCAAAAGTCTTGCGCATATCGAACAAAGTCTTGCAGGCACGGTGGACGTTCATCGCCCCGGCCCTCCCACCCTGCTCGCGGCAACGCAGACGAAGGACGAATTACGTTCCGATGCACTGATGCTGCGTGCCGGTTTGCCGGCAGGATGGCGCATGCCAGTGATACTCAGCGTCGCCGGTCTCGCCGTGGTTCTGGTCGGATGGTGGCGCGTTGGTAGCGTGTGGATGGTGCCACTCTTGCTTGGGGCCTATGCGGCGGGAGTCTGGCTGTGGCTGCGCATGCGCATGGAAAAACTGCAGAAGCAGTTCGTTCGTCAGCTTCCGGATTTCCTCGATGGCATCGTGCGCATGTCCAACATCGGCAACAGCCTGCCGATGGCATTCCAGGCCACGTTGCCGTCGATACAACCGCCACTGCGCGTCGTGCTGGATCGCGCCATGCAATCAGTACGGGCTGGGCTGGATCTGGATCGTGCGTTGCAGCTGGCGTCAAAACCCTATCGCCTGGAAGAACTGGAACTCCTGCATGTAGTGCTCGGCACAGGCATGCGCATGGGCGGGCGCGCCGACCTGATCCTGCAACGCATGAGCGATTTCATGCGCGACCTCAGCCAGGCTCGGCAGGAGTTGAGAGCCATCACGGCTGAAACACGCATGTCCGCCTGGGTGATCGGCCTGCTTCCGGTAGCTACGGCCGTCTTTATGACAATCACCAATCCGGCCTTTTTCACGCCGATGTTCACTCAGCCGCTGGGACACAAATTCCTGTTGATGGCGCTTGGTATGGAAACGCTCGGCGCTGTCCTGCTCTACCGCCTGGCTCGCTCGCTATGA
- a CDS encoding AAA family ATPase yields the protein MQTVASIIPFGKLELGVKLLFYSMDEQRAQRLAARLRNVATVHWEDSRRFTPEHWAVLRSEHRMVLLDYACETADASTTLARDIHALTPDIPLIGVGSTAADRATGVLAALRAGVRDFIDMDASDDEIRTLLNHALEHAATAQAAPVAASRKPGQLVLLLGVRPGVGTSTLAAHLGALSMPTAKFENDAVGDTVAPHSLLLDLGSPHGDASLYLGAKGDFHYEDALRNASRIDATLIRTAMPRHASRLAILSQTQESSGGSDAALLIDRLLSLFELVLCDAGGLPLRHLPQGLLQATDEIWLVADQGIASMVSLDLCLRQLAQLNARDKRLSLIINRHDEDCGINARQIAERFELPLLATLPDRGRVLRSSANQGLLLHQVAPHDAYIRALAPLQAKLHIGVKDSADSSRWKRLFNRKGEHRWKTP from the coding sequence ATGCAGACGGTCGCCTCCATCATTCCTTTCGGCAAGCTGGAGCTTGGCGTGAAGCTGCTGTTTTACTCAATGGATGAACAACGCGCTCAGCGGCTTGCTGCACGTTTGCGCAATGTGGCAACCGTGCATTGGGAAGATAGTCGCCGCTTTACGCCCGAACACTGGGCAGTGTTGCGCAGCGAGCATCGCATGGTGCTACTCGACTACGCCTGTGAAACCGCCGATGCATCCACCACCCTGGCACGCGATATCCATGCCTTGACGCCGGATATTCCACTGATCGGCGTCGGCTCCACAGCGGCAGATCGCGCGACTGGTGTGCTCGCCGCGCTGCGCGCCGGCGTACGCGACTTCATCGATATGGATGCGTCGGACGACGAGATCCGCACCTTGCTGAATCATGCGCTGGAACATGCCGCCACAGCGCAGGCAGCTCCCGTCGCCGCATCACGTAAGCCCGGGCAATTGGTGCTGCTGCTTGGCGTGCGTCCGGGTGTCGGCACCAGCACACTGGCGGCACATCTCGGTGCGCTGTCCATGCCAACCGCCAAGTTCGAAAACGACGCGGTTGGCGATACGGTCGCACCGCACAGCTTGCTGCTCGACCTGGGATCGCCACACGGTGATGCGTCCCTGTATCTCGGCGCGAAAGGTGATTTTCATTACGAAGATGCGCTGCGCAATGCGTCGCGCATCGATGCGACACTGATTCGCACGGCGATGCCGCGTCACGCCAGCCGTCTGGCGATCCTTTCGCAAACACAGGAATCCTCCGGCGGGTCCGATGCTGCACTACTGATCGATCGCCTGCTGAGCCTGTTCGAGCTGGTGCTGTGCGACGCCGGCGGCCTGCCGTTGCGGCATCTTCCGCAGGGATTGCTGCAAGCCACCGATGAAATTTGGCTGGTCGCCGACCAAGGCATCGCATCCATGGTGTCGTTGGACCTGTGCCTACGCCAGCTTGCGCAACTCAATGCACGAGATAAGCGCCTATCGCTGATCATCAACCGACATGACGAAGACTGTGGCATCAACGCACGCCAGATCGCCGAACGCTTCGAACTACCACTGCTTGCCACCCTGCCCGATCGCGGACGCGTCCTGCGCAGTAGTGCCAACCAGGGTCTGCTGTTGCACCAGGTGGCGCCGCATGACGCGTACATACGCGCACTGGCTCCGCTGCAGGCCAAGTTGCATATCGGCGTGAAAGACAGTGCCGATTCGTCCCGATGGAAAAGATTGTTCAACCGTAAGGGAGAGCATCGATGGAAAACGCCCTGA
- a CDS encoding type II and III secretion system protein family protein has product MMRYGYLYCLGALALITVPCIASDATADVVLQTHEQRPWRLPADLERIAIADPGVADVVTLKSRGEVLLVGKQAGETVLLLWHHGQSQPQRLTVVVRSAIQSQLENDAGTQVDQQDGTALLRGEAPSLLDHQQALNAATSGDAKAAVADMSTIDSGEVVQVDVKVVEFDKTAMSEIGLNLIKSNGGFTFGTFAPTTLSSVQVGSTQNSSSTNSSSTVGGVTFTATQPISSAFNLIFNKNNLFGDLSLLQSDGLARVLAEPTLVALSGQSASFLAGGELPIPEPQGLGTVAIVYKPYGVGLTLTPTVLAPDRIALKVAPEASELDYTNELVISGVSVPAITTRRADTTVELGDGETFVIGGLVSQDITSQMNKIPLLGDIPIIGAFFRDMQYSKQDKELVIMVTPHLVHAVARGVKLPLPGEREQQQAMPVWGSFLLNPAGSDQLPGFSR; this is encoded by the coding sequence ATGATGCGATACGGCTACCTGTACTGCCTGGGTGCGCTGGCACTGATAACGGTTCCCTGCATCGCCAGCGACGCGACTGCGGACGTTGTCCTGCAGACGCATGAGCAACGGCCATGGCGCCTGCCCGCGGATCTCGAACGCATCGCCATTGCCGATCCCGGCGTTGCCGATGTCGTCACCTTGAAGAGTCGCGGCGAAGTATTGCTGGTCGGCAAGCAGGCCGGCGAAACCGTGCTGCTGCTCTGGCATCACGGCCAGTCTCAGCCACAGCGTTTGACTGTCGTGGTGCGCAGCGCCATCCAATCGCAACTGGAAAACGATGCCGGCACCCAGGTCGACCAACAGGACGGCACCGCCTTGTTGCGTGGCGAAGCACCCAGCCTGCTCGACCATCAGCAAGCCTTGAATGCCGCCACGTCAGGCGACGCCAAAGCCGCTGTCGCCGACATGTCGACCATCGACAGCGGCGAGGTAGTACAGGTCGACGTGAAAGTGGTGGAGTTCGACAAGACGGCCATGAGCGAGATCGGGCTCAATCTGATCAAGAGCAATGGCGGCTTCACCTTCGGCACCTTTGCGCCCACCACACTGAGTTCAGTGCAGGTCGGCAGCACGCAGAACAGCAGCAGCACCAATAGCAGCTCCACCGTCGGCGGTGTCACGTTTACGGCAACCCAGCCGATTTCCTCTGCGTTCAATCTGATCTTCAACAAGAACAATCTTTTCGGCGACCTGAGCCTGCTACAAAGCGATGGTCTGGCCCGCGTGCTGGCCGAACCGACACTGGTCGCGCTTTCGGGACAGAGCGCCAGCTTCCTGGCAGGTGGTGAATTGCCCATCCCCGAACCGCAAGGCCTGGGCACGGTCGCCATCGTCTATAAGCCCTACGGCGTTGGCTTGACCCTCACGCCCACCGTGCTCGCGCCGGATCGCATTGCGCTGAAAGTGGCGCCGGAAGCCAGCGAGCTGGACTACACCAATGAGCTGGTGATCAGCGGCGTCTCGGTGCCCGCCATTACGACGCGACGCGCCGATACCACGGTGGAACTTGGCGATGGCGAAACCTTCGTCATCGGTGGACTGGTGAGCCAGGACATCACCAGCCAGATGAACAAGATTCCGCTGCTTGGCGATATTCCGATCATCGGTGCGTTCTTCCGTGACATGCAGTACAGCAAGCAGGACAAGGAGCTGGTGATCATGGTGACACCGCACCTGGTGCATGCCGTGGCGCGCGGCGTAAAGCTACCTTTGCCGGGCGAGCGAGAGCAGCAGCAAGCGATGCCGGTGTGGGGATCGTTCCTGCTCAATCCGGCCGGCTCCGACCAACTGCCCGGGTTTTCCCGCTAG
- the cpaB gene encoding Flp pilus assembly protein CpaB, with amino-acid sequence MQKITRIAAILLVVLAFVLAVLALSLGRHNTQHTAIPSQVVGTTPASSGESNGVPVVVAADALPAGQAISFSSLRLTNEAQPPQGSFTNVDAVAGHLPLVGIPAGTPVTADLLAHGMAMQLIPGERALAVPVDEVAAVGNHIVPGDYVDVFLSLKSPQNTGPGPNRDQSQTRLLLSRLRVLAYGDRNLPVPAASVGKPATSTAEQSTVRNDVAEQARTAVLAVPLADIDELLLGAQNGKLTLALRYPGDDSQPDNRLFPQPPVVLAPLAYLSGEQHEQLNSPENDAFAGVDGSGLAGQIVALPRATTGRHVELASGIEIIRGAQRSDSTGTHSP; translated from the coding sequence ATGCAGAAAATTACTCGAATCGCGGCGATCCTGCTGGTAGTACTGGCCTTCGTGCTGGCTGTGCTGGCGCTCAGCCTGGGGCGGCACAATACGCAACACACGGCCATACCATCCCAAGTTGTTGGCACCACGCCCGCATCCTCTGGTGAAAGTAACGGCGTACCAGTCGTGGTCGCTGCCGATGCACTGCCTGCGGGCCAAGCAATTTCGTTTTCGTCGCTGCGCCTCACCAACGAAGCGCAGCCACCCCAGGGCAGCTTCACGAATGTGGACGCGGTCGCCGGGCACTTGCCGTTGGTCGGGATTCCTGCAGGTACACCGGTTACTGCCGACTTGCTTGCACATGGCATGGCAATGCAGCTGATACCGGGCGAACGCGCACTGGCTGTGCCGGTGGATGAAGTCGCCGCCGTCGGTAATCACATCGTTCCCGGCGACTACGTTGATGTGTTCCTGAGCCTGAAGAGTCCGCAAAACACCGGCCCCGGACCGAACCGCGACCAGAGCCAGACACGACTGCTGCTTTCACGCCTGCGCGTGCTCGCTTATGGCGATCGCAATCTTCCTGTTCCCGCAGCTTCCGTTGGCAAGCCTGCGACCTCGACGGCCGAACAGTCCACAGTCAGAAACGACGTGGCAGAACAGGCTCGCACCGCCGTGTTGGCGGTGCCGTTAGCGGATATCGATGAACTGCTGCTGGGTGCGCAAAATGGAAAGCTCACGCTGGCACTGCGCTACCCCGGTGACGACAGCCAACCGGACAACCGACTGTTCCCGCAGCCACCTGTCGTACTTGCGCCGCTGGCGTACCTGTCCGGCGAGCAGCATGAACAGCTCAATTCGCCGGAGAACGATGCCTTTGCCGGCGTTGATGGCTCCGGCTTGGCCGGCCAGATCGTTGCGCTGCCGCGGGCAACCACCGGCCGCCACGTCGAACTCGCCTCCGGCATAGAGATCATTCGCGGCGCACAACGCAGCGACAGCACAGGAACCCATTCACCATGA
- a CDS encoding TadE/TadG family type IV pilus assembly protein codes for MRSPPTRHHLAKHSGRRWQHGVVAIEFALVFLFGVLPLLLLTLSGVMIFAAQETLSLAAAEGARAALHYGTTAQRETNACNAAEESMTWLLNFSGQTPNCASPSGPSSTYTAIAVSAPAACPSTPAMSCMTVIASYNYNAYPFLPGTKTLYGWVMGAVMSSSATVQLDLTGD; via the coding sequence ATGCGCTCACCGCCAACTCGACATCATCTTGCGAAACATTCCGGCCGACGCTGGCAGCATGGCGTAGTGGCGATCGAGTTCGCATTGGTGTTCCTGTTCGGCGTGCTACCTCTGCTGCTGCTTACCTTGTCAGGCGTCATGATCTTCGCCGCGCAAGAAACCCTCAGTCTCGCCGCAGCAGAAGGCGCCCGCGCGGCGCTGCACTACGGCACCACTGCCCAGCGCGAAACGAATGCCTGCAACGCGGCAGAGGAATCGATGACGTGGCTGCTGAATTTTTCCGGACAGACACCGAATTGCGCCTCGCCCTCGGGACCTAGCAGCACCTATACGGCGATTGCCGTATCGGCACCTGCAGCCTGCCCCAGCACACCGGCGATGTCGTGCATGACAGTGATCGCTTCCTACAACTACAACGCTTATCCCTTCCTTCCTGGCACGAAGACGCTGTACGGCTGGGTGATGGGTGCAGTGATGAGCAGTTCGGCCACGGTGCAATTGGACCTTACCGGCGATTAA